A single region of the Triticum dicoccoides isolate Atlit2015 ecotype Zavitan chromosome 2B, WEW_v2.0, whole genome shotgun sequence genome encodes:
- the LOC119363941 gene encoding tobamovirus multiplication protein 1-like, with the protein MRELVSSSSSSAALVAAGNAALRGWWEEVNESPAWQDGAFFSLTAAYALVSAVALIQLVRIQRRVPEFGWTTQKVFHLMNFVVNGVRAVVFGFHAYVFLLQTKVYKLVLLDLPGLLFFSAYTLLVLFWAEIYHQARSLPTDKLRIIYLAVNSIVYAIQICIWVYLGINDNALVELVSKIFIVSVSAVALLGFAVYGGRLFVLLRRFPIESKGRKKKLYEVGTVTTICCTCFLIRCIVVAVSAFDADVSLEVLDHPILDFFYYMLTEILPSALVLFILRKLPPKRVSAQYHPIN; encoded by the exons ATGAGGGAGctggtctcctcctcctcctcctccgcggcccTCGTCGCCGCGGGCAACGCGGCGCTCCGGGGATGGTGGGAGGAGGTCAACGAGTCGCCAGCGTGGCAGGACGGCGCCTTCTTCTCCCTCACCGCCGCCTACGCCCTCGTCTCCGCCGTCGCGCTG ATTCAGCTGGTGAGGATCCAGCGCAGAGTGCCCGAGTTCGGCTGGACCACGCAGAAGGTGTTCCACCTCATGAACTTCGTCGTCAATGGGG TTCGTGCCGTCGTATTCGGATTCCATGCTTATGTCTTCCTCCTCCAAACAAAA GTTTATAAGTTGGTGTTACTAGACCTCCCCGGCTTGTTGTTCTTCTCGGCCTACACCTTACTTGTTCTTTTCTGGGCAGAAATATACCATCAG GCTAGGAGTCTCCCCACCGATAAGTTGAGAATTATATACCTAGCCGTTAATAGCATCGTATATGCAATTCAG atctgtatttgggtgtaccttgGAATAAACGACAATGCGTTGGTTGAGCTGGTGAGCAAAATCTTCATCGTATCTGTCTCCGCTGTGGCCCTTCTTGGTTTCGCAGTATATGGTGGAAG GTTGTTTGTCTTGCTGAGACGTTTCCCCATTGAATCGAAGGGGCGAAAAAAGAAGCTTTATGAG GTTGGGACTGTGACGACAATCTGCTGCACCTGTTTCCTGATAAGATGCATCGTG GTGGCAGTATCTGCATTTGATGCTGATGTTTCTTTGGAGGTTTTAGATCATCCAATCCTAGATTTCTTCTATTATATG TTGACAGAGATACTGCCTTCCGCGCTGGTCCTTTTCATCCTTCGGAAGCTTCCACCTAAGCGAGTATCGGCGCAATATCACCCTATTAACTAG